One window of Mesorhizobium loti R88b genomic DNA carries:
- a CDS encoding patatin family protein, with product MLEWASLRGRPDVSEANGLSSPGGASETKSPRKTGISLALGGGCARGWAHIGVLRALDEAGIEVSMIAGTSIGALVGGCYLAGKLDELEAFARSLTKRRIFGLLDLNLRGSGLFGGMKLDARLREHVAGIRFEDLPKPFVCVASEIRTGHEIWLSSGSLITAMRASYALPGVFEPVNCNGRILVDGALVNPVPVSVCRAYEQPLVVAVNLHYDLFGRAAVIKHSAGELVIEKDAPRPGHLDPNHQSHQTRLGITGVMVEAFNIIQDRISRARLAGDPPDMSLQPKLSHVGLTEFHRADEAIQLGYQATMAQISELTRLQAVLA from the coding sequence ATGCTCGAGTGGGCGTCATTGCGTGGCAGACCAGACGTGAGCGAGGCCAACGGCCTCTCCTCGCCCGGCGGCGCATCCGAAACGAAATCTCCCAGGAAAACAGGCATTTCGCTCGCCTTGGGCGGCGGTTGCGCCAGGGGCTGGGCCCATATCGGCGTGCTGCGCGCGCTCGATGAAGCCGGCATCGAAGTCTCGATGATCGCCGGCACCTCGATCGGCGCGCTGGTCGGCGGCTGTTATCTCGCAGGCAAACTGGATGAGCTGGAAGCGTTCGCCCGCAGCCTCACCAAGCGGCGCATTTTTGGGCTGCTCGATCTCAATCTGCGCGGCAGCGGCCTGTTCGGCGGCATGAAGCTCGATGCCCGGCTGCGTGAACATGTGGCGGGCATTCGCTTCGAGGACCTGCCCAAGCCATTCGTCTGCGTCGCATCGGAAATCCGCACCGGCCACGAGATCTGGCTGTCGAGCGGCTCGCTCATCACGGCGATGCGCGCATCCTACGCATTGCCTGGCGTGTTCGAGCCAGTGAATTGCAACGGCCGCATCCTGGTCGACGGTGCGCTGGTCAATCCGGTGCCGGTTTCGGTCTGCCGCGCCTACGAGCAGCCGCTGGTCGTGGCGGTCAACCTTCACTACGATCTGTTCGGCCGCGCCGCCGTGATCAAACACAGCGCCGGCGAACTTGTTATCGAAAAGGACGCGCCCCGCCCCGGCCACCTGGACCCGAACCACCAGTCGCATCAGACCCGCCTCGGCATTACCGGCGTCATGGTCGAGGCCTTCAACATTATCCAGGACCGCATTTCGCGTGCCAGGCTTGCCGGCGATCCACCCGACATGTCGCTGCAGCCCAAGCTCAGCCATGTCGGCCTCACCGAATTCCATCGCGCCGACGAGGCGATCCAGCTCGGCTACCAGGCAACGATGGCGCAGATCAGCGAACTGACCCGTCTCCAGGCGGTTCTCGCCTGA
- the thrS gene encoding threonine--tRNA ligase: MLNSVSLTFPDGSVRDYDAAMTGAGLAESISKSLAKKAVAYAIDGTVRDLSDPLGKSGKVEIITRDDARALELIRHDTAHVLAEAVQEIWPGTQVTIGPVIENGFYYDFARNEPFTPDDFPVIEKKMREIIARNKPFTKEVWSRDRAKKVFADKGERYKLELIDAIPEDQDLKIYAQGDWFDLCRGPHMASTGQIGNAFKLMKVAGAYWRGDSNNPMLTRIYGTAWADQAQLDAYQTMLEEAEKRDHRKVGREMDLFHFQEEGPGVVFWHAKGWKMFQNLVNYMRRRLDEQGYQEVNAPQVLDKSLWETSGHWGWYRDAMFKVTVAGDDTDDDRVFALKPMNCPGHVQIFKHGLKSYRDLPVKLAEFGNVHRYEPSGALHGLMRVRGFTQDDAHIFCTEEQLAAECLRINDLILSTYADFGFEEVSVKLSTRPEKRVGTDEAWDHAEAIMGNVLETIRSRSGNRIKTSINPGEGAFYGPKFEYVLKDAIGREWQCGTTQVDFNLPERFGAFYIGSDSEKKQPVMVHRAICGSMERFLGILIENYSGHFPLWFAPLQVVVATITSEADGYATEVVAKLKAAGLLAEADLRNEKINYKVREHSLAKVPVILVCGKREAEEQTVNIRRLGSRDQESLGLAEAIERLTEEAITPDRRRKRAA; the protein is encoded by the coding sequence ATGCTGAATTCCGTTTCCCTAACATTTCCCGATGGCTCCGTCCGCGACTACGACGCGGCGATGACCGGTGCCGGTCTTGCCGAATCGATCTCGAAGTCGCTGGCCAAGAAGGCCGTCGCCTACGCCATCGACGGCACCGTGCGCGACCTCAGCGACCCGCTGGGCAAGTCGGGCAAGGTCGAGATCATCACCCGCGACGATGCGCGCGCTCTCGAGCTTATCCGTCACGACACCGCCCACGTGCTGGCGGAAGCCGTGCAGGAGATATGGCCGGGAACGCAGGTGACCATCGGACCGGTGATCGAGAACGGATTCTATTACGACTTCGCCCGCAACGAGCCGTTCACGCCAGACGATTTCCCGGTGATCGAGAAGAAGATGCGCGAGATCATTGCGCGCAACAAGCCGTTCACTAAGGAAGTCTGGTCGCGCGACCGGGCGAAAAAGGTCTTCGCCGACAAGGGCGAGCGCTACAAGCTGGAGCTGATCGACGCCATTCCCGAGGACCAGGATCTCAAGATCTATGCCCAGGGCGACTGGTTCGATCTCTGCCGTGGTCCGCACATGGCCTCGACCGGGCAGATCGGCAACGCCTTCAAGCTGATGAAGGTGGCCGGTGCCTATTGGCGTGGTGATTCGAACAACCCGATGCTGACGCGCATCTACGGCACGGCCTGGGCTGACCAGGCGCAGCTCGACGCCTATCAGACGATGCTGGAGGAGGCCGAGAAGCGCGACCACCGCAAGGTCGGCCGCGAGATGGACCTGTTCCATTTCCAGGAAGAGGGGCCGGGCGTCGTCTTCTGGCATGCCAAGGGTTGGAAGATGTTCCAGAACCTGGTCAATTACATGCGCCGGCGCCTCGACGAGCAAGGCTACCAGGAGGTCAACGCGCCCCAGGTGCTGGACAAGAGCCTGTGGGAGACCTCAGGCCACTGGGGCTGGTACCGGGACGCCATGTTCAAAGTGACGGTCGCCGGCGACGACACCGACGACGACCGCGTCTTTGCGCTAAAGCCGATGAACTGCCCGGGTCACGTGCAGATTTTCAAGCATGGATTGAAGTCCTATCGCGATCTACCCGTAAAGCTTGCGGAATTCGGCAATGTGCATCGTTACGAGCCATCCGGTGCCCTGCACGGGCTGATGCGCGTGCGCGGTTTCACGCAGGACGACGCGCATATCTTCTGCACCGAGGAGCAACTCGCGGCCGAATGCCTGCGCATCAACGATTTGATCCTGTCGACCTATGCCGATTTCGGTTTTGAGGAGGTCAGCGTCAAGCTGTCGACACGGCCGGAAAAGCGCGTCGGCACCGACGAGGCGTGGGACCATGCCGAGGCGATCATGGGCAATGTCCTTGAAACGATCCGATCGCGGTCGGGCAACCGGATCAAGACCTCGATCAATCCGGGCGAGGGCGCCTTCTACGGGCCGAAGTTCGAATATGTGCTGAAGGACGCCATCGGCCGCGAATGGCAGTGCGGCACCACGCAGGTCGACTTCAACCTGCCGGAACGCTTCGGTGCCTTCTACATCGGCTCGGATTCGGAGAAGAAACAGCCTGTCATGGTGCACCGCGCCATTTGCGGTTCGATGGAGCGTTTCCTCGGCATCCTGATCGAGAACTATTCCGGCCATTTCCCGCTGTGGTTCGCGCCGCTGCAGGTGGTGGTGGCGACGATCACCTCCGAGGCAGACGGCTATGCGACCGAGGTGGTGGCAAAGCTGAAGGCCGCGGGACTTCTGGCGGAGGCTGATTTGCGCAACGAGAAGATCAACTACAAGGTCCGCGAACACAGCCTAGCCAAGGTGCCGGTCATCCTCGTCTGCGGCAAACGCGAGGCGGAAGAGCAGACGGTCAATATCCGCCGGCTCGGCTCGCGCGACCAGGAATCGCTCGGGCTTGCCGAGGCGATCGAACGGCTGACCGAAGAGGCGATCACACCCGATCGCCGGCGCAAGCGCGCCGCCTGA
- the yidD gene encoding membrane protein insertion efficiency factor YidD produces the protein MHDPLGHAHTAKPPGRGRNWPGPWRKTPGRLLGTSFVRLYQLTLSGFVGNSCRHLPTCSEYAHEAIARHGLWAGGWMGFFRVLRCGPFGTHGIDLVPEALADRYVWFMPWRYWRIGHKRGEARG, from the coding sequence GTGCACGACCCGCTTGGGCATGCCCATACTGCCAAACCGCCAGGGCGTGGCCGCAACTGGCCCGGCCCGTGGCGCAAGACGCCCGGGCGTCTGTTGGGCACGTCGTTCGTGCGCCTTTACCAGCTGACGCTTTCCGGCTTTGTCGGCAATTCGTGCCGGCATTTGCCAACCTGTTCCGAATACGCGCATGAGGCGATCGCCCGCCATGGTCTGTGGGCCGGCGGCTGGATGGGATTTTTCCGCGTGCTGCGCTGCGGGCCGTTCGGCACGCATGGCATCGACCTTGTGCCGGAAGCGCTGGCCGATCGCTACGTCTGGTTCATGCCTTGGCGCTACTGGCGGATCGGCCACAAGCGCGGCGAAGCGCGGGGCTGA
- a CDS encoding SAM-dependent methyltransferase — protein MRALHQFSPQAGLFRDPYAIAILGGAAPAAQELEQEDERRRRMRLFVTARARFAEDWLAAAVRRGIRQLVVLGAGLDTFSLRNPYPDLKVFEVDHPATQAWKRKCIADSGLAEPPATTFVPVNFERQSLPAELTAAGLQSTEPSFFMWLGVVPYLTKEAIFKTLSWIADIPGSEVVFDYSEPAENRDAAGQAALAFHAARVASVGEPWISFFVPTELAKSLGEIGFDEIEDLESGDIAARFSGASKGTTNNSGGHIIRARRHA, from the coding sequence ATGAGGGCCTTGCATCAGTTTTCACCGCAGGCAGGGCTGTTTCGCGATCCCTACGCGATCGCGATCCTGGGTGGGGCTGCTCCCGCTGCACAGGAGCTTGAGCAGGAAGACGAGCGCCGCCGGCGCATGCGCCTGTTCGTGACCGCGCGGGCCCGGTTCGCCGAGGACTGGCTTGCGGCGGCGGTCCGTCGCGGCATCCGCCAGCTCGTCGTGCTTGGCGCCGGCCTCGACACGTTTTCACTGCGAAATCCGTATCCGGATCTCAAGGTGTTCGAAGTCGACCACCCGGCCACGCAAGCCTGGAAACGCAAATGCATTGCCGATAGCGGTCTTGCAGAGCCACCCGCTACCACATTCGTGCCGGTCAATTTCGAGCGGCAAAGCCTGCCCGCAGAACTGACTGCGGCCGGTTTGCAGTCGACAGAGCCCAGCTTCTTCATGTGGTTGGGGGTCGTGCCCTACCTGACAAAAGAAGCGATCTTCAAAACGCTGTCCTGGATTGCCGACATCCCCGGCTCGGAGGTCGTGTTCGACTATAGCGAGCCGGCAGAGAACCGTGATGCGGCGGGACAGGCTGCCCTCGCCTTCCATGCGGCGCGCGTCGCTTCTGTCGGCGAGCCATGGATCAGTTTCTTTGTTCCGACAGAACTGGCGAAATCCTTGGGCGAGATCGGCTTCGACGAGATCGAAGATCTCGAGAGCGGCGATATCGCCGCCCGCTTTTCCGGAGCCTCGAAGGGAACCACGAACAATTCCGGCGGCCACATCATCCGAGCGCGCCGACACGCCTGA
- the blaOXA gene encoding class D beta-lactamase, producing MRNIDRLPFILAGVLFLLAWLLGFPMRAQSAPLGDVQCTLIADAASGKTLYQDGTCDQRFSPASTFKVPLSLIGYDAGILSDEHTPTWDYKPEFNAVKRDQKTVDPVIWERDSIIWFSREITRRLGGEKLAGYVSKFDYGNNDVSGNPGKNDGLTHSWVNSSLKITPVEQVDFLRKLLARKLPVSAKAYDMTSAIIPTFQAGGWTVQGKTGSTRLANDADKVRDKRSLGWFVGWAKKDGQQIVFARLIVDTKRTDVPKGWSTRSGFLKDLPQLVK from the coding sequence ATGCGTAACATCGACCGTCTTCCCTTTATCCTGGCTGGAGTCCTGTTCCTGCTTGCCTGGCTGCTGGGGTTTCCGATGCGCGCGCAATCGGCGCCGCTTGGGGATGTGCAGTGCACGCTGATCGCCGATGCGGCGAGCGGCAAGACGCTTTATCAGGACGGCACCTGCGACCAGCGCTTCAGCCCGGCCTCGACGTTCAAGGTGCCGCTGTCGCTGATCGGCTATGACGCGGGCATCCTGAGCGACGAGCACACGCCGACCTGGGACTACAAGCCCGAATTCAACGCCGTGAAGCGGGATCAGAAGACCGTCGATCCGGTGATCTGGGAACGGGATTCGATTATCTGGTTCTCCCGCGAGATTACGCGACGGCTCGGCGGTGAAAAGTTGGCCGGCTATGTTTCGAAATTCGATTACGGCAACAACGACGTTTCCGGCAATCCCGGCAAGAATGACGGCCTGACCCATTCCTGGGTGAACTCCTCGCTCAAGATCACACCGGTCGAGCAGGTCGATTTCCTGCGCAAGCTGCTTGCCCGCAAGCTGCCGGTCTCGGCCAAGGCCTATGACATGACATCGGCCATCATCCCGACTTTCCAGGCGGGAGGCTGGACCGTGCAAGGCAAGACCGGCAGCACCAGGCTGGCCAATGATGCCGACAAGGTCAGGGACAAGCGTTCGCTCGGCTGGTTCGTCGGCTGGGCGAAAAAGGACGGCCAGCAGATCGTCTTCGCCCGGCTGATCGTCGACACCAAGCGCACCGATGTGCCGAAGGGCTGGAGCACGCGCTCCGGGTTCCTGAAGGACCTGCCGCAGCTGGTGAAATGA
- the recJ gene encoding single-stranded-DNA-specific exonuclease RecJ → MMGDKRLFLDVRLSATGFSWEHRLTERQDMVALAIAQGHGVPDIVARVLAGRGVTADQTERFLDPTIRDLLPNPASLTDMDKAANRIAAAVMAREKVAIFGDYDVDGAASSALLKRFLTHFSIPSEIYIPDRIFEGYGPNPDAMRELVSRGATLIVTVDCGTNSAISVDAANAAGADVVVLDHHQVGGALPAAIAVVNPNRDDDLSGQGHLCAAGVVFLALVQTAKVLRGLSDVAPPDLLSLLDLVALATVCDVVPLTGVNRAFVVKGLQVARQQKNEGMAALARISRIGEPISTFHLSYLIGPRINAGGRIGDAALGSRLLATDDPVEARTIAETLDRLNQERQLMEQEMLAAARAEADAELAGGNGPAIIVTASNNWHPGIVGLLASRLKDHARRPAFAIAFNANGVGTGSGRSVSGFDLGRLVREAADAGLIVKGGGHGMAAGITVERTKLGELRAFFEERAAADVFRLQDEESLAIDGALAAEGATLGLLDALDKAGPFGAGHVAPVFVLPRHRLADARPVGTNHIRCELQSDSGGRIQAIAFRAVDTVLGEFLFKNRGKTVHVAGSLSGNYWNGNRTVQFRVIDAARA, encoded by the coding sequence ATGATGGGCGACAAGCGCCTCTTCCTCGATGTCAGGCTGTCGGCGACCGGTTTCTCCTGGGAGCACCGGCTGACCGAACGGCAGGACATGGTCGCGCTGGCCATCGCGCAAGGCCATGGCGTGCCCGACATCGTCGCGCGCGTGCTTGCCGGACGCGGCGTTACCGCCGATCAGACCGAGCGGTTTCTCGATCCGACGATCCGCGACCTGTTGCCCAATCCAGCCTCGCTGACCGACATGGACAAGGCCGCCAACCGCATCGCGGCGGCGGTGATGGCCAGGGAAAAGGTGGCGATCTTCGGCGACTATGATGTCGATGGCGCCGCCTCTTCGGCCCTGCTGAAGCGGTTTCTGACGCATTTCTCCATACCGTCGGAAATCTATATTCCGGATCGTATTTTCGAGGGCTATGGCCCGAACCCCGACGCCATGCGCGAACTTGTCTCGCGTGGCGCGACGCTGATCGTCACCGTCGATTGCGGCACCAACAGCGCCATATCCGTCGATGCCGCCAATGCGGCCGGCGCCGATGTCGTGGTGCTCGACCACCATCAGGTCGGCGGCGCGTTGCCGGCCGCGATTGCCGTCGTCAATCCAAACCGCGATGACGATCTTTCGGGCCAGGGCCATCTCTGTGCCGCCGGTGTCGTCTTCCTTGCCCTGGTGCAGACCGCAAAGGTCCTGCGTGGCCTGAGCGATGTGGCGCCGCCCGACCTGCTTTCGCTGCTTGATCTCGTTGCATTGGCGACCGTTTGTGACGTGGTGCCGCTCACCGGCGTCAACCGCGCCTTCGTCGTCAAAGGGCTGCAAGTGGCCCGCCAGCAGAAAAATGAAGGGATGGCCGCATTGGCGCGGATTTCGCGCATCGGCGAGCCGATCAGCACCTTTCATCTCTCGTATCTGATCGGTCCGCGCATCAATGCCGGCGGTCGCATCGGCGATGCGGCGCTCGGCAGCCGGTTGCTTGCGACGGACGATCCGGTCGAGGCACGGACCATCGCTGAGACGCTCGACCGGCTGAACCAGGAGCGGCAGCTGATGGAGCAGGAGATGCTGGCCGCGGCGCGTGCCGAGGCCGATGCCGAGCTTGCCGGCGGCAACGGTCCGGCGATTATCGTCACCGCCAGCAACAATTGGCATCCCGGCATTGTCGGCCTGCTCGCATCAAGGCTTAAGGACCATGCGCGTCGGCCGGCTTTCGCCATTGCCTTCAATGCCAATGGTGTTGGCACCGGTTCGGGCCGCTCCGTTTCGGGCTTCGATCTTGGCCGATTGGTGCGCGAAGCCGCCGATGCCGGTCTGATCGTCAAGGGCGGCGGCCATGGCATGGCGGCCGGCATCACCGTCGAGCGCACAAAGCTCGGCGAACTCAGGGCATTCTTCGAGGAGCGGGCGGCCGCTGACGTGTTTCGGCTGCAGGATGAGGAAAGCCTCGCGATCGACGGCGCCCTTGCTGCCGAAGGCGCGACGCTCGGCCTGCTCGATGCGCTCGACAAGGCCGGCCCCTTCGGCGCCGGCCATGTCGCGCCGGTCTTCGTGCTGCCTCGCCATCGGCTGGCTGACGCCAGGCCGGTCGGCACCAACCATATCCGCTGCGAATTGCAGTCGGACAGCGGCGGCCGCATCCAGGCGATCGCCTTTCGCGCCGTCGATACGGTGCTTGGCGAATTCCTGTTCAAGAACCGGGGCAAGACTGTGCATGTCGCCGGCTCGCTGTCGGGCAATTACTGGAACGGCAACCGCACTGTGCAGTTTCGCGTCATCGATGCGGCGCGAGCGTGA
- the hisI gene encoding phosphoribosyl-AMP cyclohydrolase, producing MSALEFPKAPSDKKALEEGAVFSPRFDAAGLVTVVVTDIKDGMLLMVAHMNAQALALTLETGIAHYWSRSRNALWKKGETSGNFQHVVEMRTDCDQDALWLHVKVLGHDATCHTGRRSCFYRTVGLVDGKGTLADDGSKPLFDAETTYRKPSS from the coding sequence ATGTCGGCACTGGAATTTCCCAAAGCTCCATCAGACAAGAAGGCTCTCGAAGAAGGCGCGGTGTTTTCACCGCGCTTCGATGCCGCCGGGCTCGTCACGGTTGTGGTCACCGATATCAAGGACGGCATGCTTTTGATGGTCGCGCATATGAATGCCCAGGCCTTGGCGCTGACGTTGGAAACGGGAATCGCCCACTACTGGTCGCGCTCGCGCAATGCGCTTTGGAAGAAGGGCGAAACCTCGGGCAATTTCCAGCATGTCGTCGAAATGCGCACCGACTGTGATCAGGACGCCTTGTGGCTGCACGTCAAAGTGTTGGGCCACGACGCAACCTGCCACACCGGCCGGCGTTCATGCTTTTATCGGACGGTGGGGCTGGTCGACGGCAAGGGGACGCTTGCCGATGACGGCAGCAAGCCGCTGTTCGATGCGGAAACCACGTATCGAAAGCCATCCTCTTGA
- a CDS encoding iron-sulfur cluster assembly scaffold protein, producing MINDVYNAKILGFAGNIARIGRLDHPDASAKAHSKLCGSTVTIDLKMQDGIVTDFAHDVKACALGQASSSIMAQHVVGASAEELRAVRDTMLKMLKENGAPPEGRFADLKYLEPVRDYKARHASTMLTFDAVVDAIGQIEKKRAEEAA from the coding sequence ATGATCAACGACGTCTACAATGCGAAAATTCTCGGTTTTGCCGGAAACATCGCACGCATTGGCCGGCTCGATCATCCGGATGCGAGCGCAAAGGCGCATTCCAAACTGTGCGGTTCGACCGTGACCATCGACCTCAAGATGCAGGATGGCATTGTCACCGACTTCGCCCATGATGTGAAGGCATGTGCGCTCGGCCAGGCCTCGTCCTCGATCATGGCGCAGCATGTCGTCGGCGCGAGCGCCGAGGAATTGCGCGCGGTGCGCGACACCATGCTGAAGATGCTGAAGGAAAACGGCGCGCCACCGGAGGGCCGCTTCGCAGATCTAAAATACCTGGAGCCGGTACGCGATTACAAGGCACGCCATGCCTCGACCATGCTGACCTTCGACGCCGTGGTCGACGCCATCGGCCAGATCGAGAAGAAGCGCGCCGAAGAAGCAGCTTAG
- a CDS encoding LysR substrate-binding domain-containing protein has protein sequence MKRGRLPLTALRSFEAAGRHLSFSRAAEELFVSQAAISRQIRELETFLRQPLFERHHRRVELTDAGRRLLAQLVRSFDDIDRLLSELVSAPAQSVVRVSVEPSLASVWLVPRLNRFRQLRPDIDISLEVDPRLIEFRSDQPELALRFSANANSWPRSQAERLASTVDSPVLSPALLASSPPLEKPIDLARYTLLHEENRQGWARWFEAAGVPADAVPARGPMLADASLSKQAALLGHGVALGDLLQIGGEVASGALIKPFDIDVASGAYWLVARNLRDLSEPAAAFADWLRGEFAESRRALEEHA, from the coding sequence ATGAAGCGCGGACGCCTGCCTTTGACGGCATTGAGGAGTTTCGAGGCAGCGGGCCGGCATCTGAGTTTCAGCCGGGCCGCCGAGGAACTGTTCGTGTCGCAGGCCGCGATCAGCCGGCAGATCCGCGAACTCGAAACCTTCCTCCGCCAGCCCTTGTTCGAACGTCACCATCGCCGTGTCGAACTGACGGATGCGGGCCGCCGGTTGCTCGCCCAGTTGGTCAGGAGTTTCGACGACATCGACAGACTGCTGTCAGAACTGGTTTCCGCCCCCGCGCAGTCCGTGGTTCGTGTCAGCGTCGAGCCGTCGCTTGCCTCAGTGTGGCTGGTACCGCGCCTCAACCGGTTTCGCCAATTGCGGCCTGACATCGACATATCCCTCGAAGTCGATCCCAGGCTGATCGAATTCCGCAGCGATCAGCCCGAACTTGCCTTGCGCTTCAGCGCGAATGCAAACTCCTGGCCCCGCAGCCAGGCCGAGCGGCTCGCCTCGACGGTCGATTCACCGGTTCTGTCGCCGGCGCTGCTCGCCTCGAGCCCTCCCCTTGAGAAGCCGATCGACCTTGCTCGCTACACGCTTTTGCATGAGGAAAATCGCCAGGGATGGGCACGCTGGTTCGAGGCAGCCGGCGTGCCCGCCGATGCCGTGCCCGCGCGGGGTCCCATGCTGGCGGACGCATCGCTTTCAAAGCAGGCCGCCCTGCTCGGACATGGCGTGGCACTTGGCGATCTCCTGCAGATCGGTGGGGAAGTCGCATCCGGCGCGCTGATCAAGCCATTCGATATCGACGTTGCATCCGGCGCCTACTGGTTGGTGGCGAGGAATTTGCGCGATCTTTCGGAACCAGCAGCCGCGTTCGCCGACTGGTTACGAGGCGAGTTTGCTGAAAGCAGACGCGCGCTGGAGGAGCACGCCTAA
- a CDS encoding lysophospholipid acyltransferase family protein — MLKLKLREKPFPELSYANPHQPVLTRWVIHSIEGLSGRDRYAALYDFWRRQVVPSGERIFSRMLDLIDVRIRTADQWPPAPLPETPLVIVANHPFGIGDGIAVLSLVEQLGRPFRVMIHKDLLKIREMEPYSLPIDFSETKDALKNNMAVRHEAVRLLKEGVTIVVFPAGGVATAPKGFGRARDLPWKMFPARLVQDAKASVIPMHFSGQNGRLFHLISGPMNMAERDGRVAKFVGKASLTLRLSMLIHEFARLSGKAIDVRVGEVLSWSELEPLRDRKALLDRLYRGVFDLAPQLPRRRIPFLPARTKLAA, encoded by the coding sequence ATGCTCAAGCTGAAATTGCGCGAAAAACCATTTCCCGAACTTTCCTATGCCAATCCGCATCAGCCGGTGCTGACGCGCTGGGTCATTCATTCCATTGAAGGCCTGTCGGGGCGCGACCGCTATGCCGCGCTCTATGATTTCTGGCGCCGCCAGGTGGTGCCATCAGGCGAGCGCATATTCAGCCGAATGCTTGACCTGATCGACGTGCGGATACGGACCGCGGACCAATGGCCGCCCGCGCCATTGCCGGAGACGCCGCTGGTGATCGTGGCCAACCATCCGTTCGGCATAGGCGACGGGATTGCCGTGCTGTCACTGGTGGAGCAACTTGGGCGGCCGTTCCGGGTGATGATCCACAAGGATCTGCTCAAGATCCGCGAGATGGAGCCCTATTCGCTGCCGATCGACTTTTCCGAGACCAAGGACGCGCTGAAGAACAACATGGCCGTACGCCATGAAGCGGTGCGGCTGCTGAAGGAAGGCGTCACCATCGTGGTGTTTCCCGCCGGGGGCGTCGCCACCGCCCCGAAAGGCTTTGGCCGGGCGCGCGACCTGCCATGGAAGATGTTTCCGGCACGCCTGGTCCAGGATGCCAAGGCGTCGGTTATCCCAATGCATTTTTCCGGACAGAACGGCCGGCTGTTCCATCTGATCAGCGGGCCGATGAATATGGCCGAGCGCGATGGCCGCGTGGCCAAATTCGTCGGCAAGGCATCGCTGACATTGCGCCTTTCGATGCTCATCCACGAATTCGCGCGGCTGTCCGGCAAGGCGATCGACGTACGAGTCGGCGAGGTGCTGAGCTGGAGCGAACTCGAGCCGCTACGCGATCGCAAGGCATTGCTCGACCGGCTTTACCGCGGTGTGTTCGATCTGGCGCCGCAGCTGCCGCGCCGCCGGATTCCCTTCCTGCCGGCACGGACCAAGCTGGCTGCCTGA
- the folE gene encoding GTP cyclohydrolase I FolE — MDAVIKKIMPQSAYMDKPVTDRPSEAEVEAAVHTLLRWTGDNPDREGLIDTPKRVAKAYREMFGGYDMCPADELGRTFEEVAGYDDLVIVKDIQFHSHCEHHMVPIIGKAHVGYLPDGKVVGLSKIARVVDIFAHRLQTQEALTAQIAGVIQDVLNPRGVAVMIEAEHMCMAMRGIRKQGSTTLTSTFTGVFKDTPEEQVRFVTMVRGGA; from the coding sequence ATGGATGCCGTCATCAAGAAGATCATGCCCCAGTCCGCCTACATGGACAAGCCGGTCACCGACCGGCCGAGCGAAGCCGAAGTTGAAGCCGCCGTGCACACGCTTTTGCGCTGGACAGGCGACAATCCGGACCGCGAGGGACTGATCGACACGCCCAAGCGCGTGGCCAAGGCCTATCGCGAAATGTTCGGCGGCTACGACATGTGCCCGGCTGACGAGCTCGGCCGCACCTTCGAGGAGGTCGCCGGCTATGACGACCTCGTGATTGTAAAGGACATCCAGTTCCACTCGCATTGCGAGCATCACATGGTGCCGATCATCGGCAAGGCGCATGTCGGCTATCTGCCGGATGGCAAGGTGGTCGGCCTGTCCAAGATCGCCCGTGTCGTCGATATCTTTGCCCATCGCCTGCAGACGCAGGAAGCGCTGACCGCGCAGATCGCCGGCGTCATCCAGGATGTACTGAACCCTCGCGGCGTCGCGGTGATGATCGAGGCCGAGCATATGTGCATGGCCATGCGCGGCATCCGCAAGCAGGGCTCGACCACGCTGACCTCAACTTTCACCGGCGTCTTCAAGGATACGCCCGAAGAGCAGGTTCGTTTCGTCACCATGGTGCGTGGCGGGGCGTAA